In Roseovarius sp. M141, the sequence ACGGCAAGTGGACCTCTGGTCACGACAATCTCGGACGGAGTCGGCGTGCTGATCTATTTTTCCATCGCGAGTGCGGTGCTCAGCCTCTGATCGCCAGCGATGGTGATCAATCTTGCACTACGTTTGCCGAGCGGCGCGGTTTCGACACATTTGGTTCGGTGCGCGGGTCAAGACCCATGGCAACTGGCGAAATATCAGGAAGTGGTATGAATTTTTCCCGCCCTTCCTTTGGTAATTTCGGCCCGATCCTGACACTGACGAGAACAAAGATTGCATAGCCCACAGCGATGGCGGATTCGAACAAAAAGAAAGAACGTGGGCCGTAGACGGACATCAGCGATGACGCGAGCAATGGGCCGATTGTGGCACCTATCGAATACACCATCAGCAGACGCCCCGATGCCGCGACATAGTATTTTCGGTCCAGCCGGTCGAATGTCTGCGCGACACAAAGCGGATAGACGCTGCTGATTGCCCCGCCGAACGCCACGGCCATGACCATGAGGGCCACCAAAGGCACATCGCTTGAAATCGAGCTCGACAGCACCCCCCATGACGTTCCGACCGCGATCAGGATGCAGGACATCACAATCCGTCGGTCAAATTTATCTGCCAGCATTCCGACCGGCACCTGCGCTGCAAGGCCGCCAAGCACGACCGTGCTCATGAACAGCGCGGCTTCCGTAACGCTGAGCCCAATCTGACGGGCAAACACGACACCAAGAGCGTAGAATGAGCCAACCAGTATGCCAGCAACACCCGCCCCGACCACCCCGACACGCGACGCCTTATACAGTTTCTTCACACCCAGAACGCGAAGCTCACTCAGGTTGGGTTCGCCAAGACCGGTAAGCGCGATAGGAATAAGTGAAAGACCGATCAACGCAGCGGCAATCATCAAAAGATCACTGCCCTCCATAGGGGCGATATTCACCATCGTCTGGCCGACGGCGATAGCTAGGTAAAAGGCCAGCATGTAATATCCAAGGACGCGTCCGCGTGTTTCATTGCTGCTGCGATCATTAAGCCAGCTTTCGATGGAGGTGGTCATCCCCGCTATGCAAAAATCCATTGATAATTCGCAGGATCACCCAAGCGGCCGGGTTGAAAAAGAACGCATAGGCAAGACACACGGCAGCGGTCAGCGCCGCGAATGTTGAAAAAGCGCGGATGTGTCCGATCCTGAGAATGACGTGTTTGGCCTTGAACCCGCCAAACGCCAACCCCAGGTAATATGCCGCCATGATCACGCCGGTCAGCGCAATTGGATACTCAGCGGCCTCCATCCGAAGGGGCAGCACCACACCAAGCAAGCTGTTGCCAGCCATGAAAGCCGCCGTGCCGCCAAGGAGAGATTTTACGGGGGCA encodes:
- a CDS encoding MFS transporter, whose amino-acid sequence is MLAFYLAIAVGQTMVNIAPMEGSDLLMIAAALIGLSLIPIALTGLGEPNLSELRVLGVKKLYKASRVGVVGAGVAGILVGSFYALGVVFARQIGLSVTEAALFMSTVVLGGLAAQVPVGMLADKFDRRIVMSCILIAVGTSWGVLSSSISSDVPLVALMVMAVAFGGAISSVYPLCVAQTFDRLDRKYYVAASGRLLMVYSIGATIGPLLASSLMSVYGPRSFFLFESAIAVGYAIFVLVSVRIGPKLPKEGREKFIPLPDISPVAMGLDPRTEPNVSKPRRSANVVQD